The following proteins are encoded in a genomic region of Micrococcaceae bacterium Sec5.8:
- a CDS encoding transglycosylase family protein encodes MVQKIRAIVVKFFTSDGKFSYVKVGTQLVVLVALVLGLVAFVGNNKTVTLNVDGRVSSVQTFGGTVGQVVKGASVELQPSDRITPAADSHVLDGSVINVNLAKAVKVNLDGAERTIRTTAPTVEGLVSELGVAGSSDVSVPKDAQLTVTGSFVSISTPKSVSIVADGKAATTSTTAANVSQLLADAGITLAATDRTSQPGNAPVVNDMVIKVSRVDAGKTEDAAEAVPFETVTTEDPAMTKGEKKVTQAGVAGTRSKSFKLVLVDGREASRTLVSETVSTPPVTEQISVGTKEKPKPAAQAAAASPGVAASPGAAASPSVAASPRAAASTGANTGAAAPAMMNEAMWDKVAKCESGGNWSISSGNGYYGGLQFDVRTWLGSGGGAYAPTAAGASKAQQIDIANRVYAQRGLQPWGCGWAASR; translated from the coding sequence ATGGTCCAAAAGATACGGGCAATCGTGGTCAAGTTCTTCACATCGGATGGCAAATTCAGCTACGTCAAAGTCGGCACGCAGCTCGTGGTGCTCGTGGCACTCGTTCTGGGGCTCGTCGCTTTCGTCGGCAACAACAAGACAGTAACCCTCAACGTAGACGGCAGAGTCAGCTCCGTCCAGACGTTCGGCGGCACCGTCGGCCAAGTGGTCAAGGGCGCGAGCGTCGAACTCCAGCCGTCCGACCGGATCACGCCGGCGGCTGACTCCCACGTGCTGGACGGCTCCGTCATTAACGTCAACCTCGCCAAAGCCGTCAAGGTCAACCTGGACGGCGCCGAGCGGACCATCAGAACGACCGCTCCCACCGTCGAAGGCCTTGTCAGCGAACTCGGTGTCGCGGGTTCCTCCGATGTGTCCGTTCCGAAAGATGCCCAGCTCACCGTCACCGGTTCCTTCGTGTCCATTTCGACGCCGAAGTCCGTGAGCATCGTCGCGGACGGCAAGGCCGCCACGACCTCCACCACGGCAGCCAACGTCTCCCAGCTCCTGGCCGACGCCGGCATCACACTGGCCGCCACCGACCGGACCTCGCAGCCGGGCAACGCGCCGGTGGTCAATGACATGGTGATCAAGGTCTCCCGCGTGGACGCCGGCAAGACCGAAGATGCTGCCGAGGCCGTACCGTTCGAAACCGTCACCACCGAGGATCCGGCGATGACCAAGGGCGAGAAGAAGGTCACGCAGGCAGGTGTCGCCGGCACCCGCAGCAAGAGCTTCAAGCTGGTCCTGGTGGACGGTCGCGAAGCGTCCCGCACCCTCGTTTCCGAGACCGTCAGCACACCGCCGGTCACCGAGCAGATCAGCGTCGGCACCAAGGAGAAGCCCAAGCCGGCAGCCCAGGCCGCCGCGGCCAGCCCCGGCGTCGCCGCCAGCCCCGGAGCAGCCGCCAGCCCCAGCGTCGCCGCCAGCCCCCGTGCGGCAGCCAGCACCGGTGCCAACACCGGCGCCGCAGCACCGGCCATGATGAACGAAGCCATGTGGGACAAGGTCGCGAAGTGCGAGTCCGGCGGCAACTGGTCCATCAGCTCCGGCAACGGTTACTACGGCGGATTGCAGTTCGACGTCCGGACCTGGCTGGGCTCCGGCGGCGGCGCCTATGCCCCGACCGCAGCAGGGGCCAGCAAGGCCCAGCAGATCGACATCGCCAACCGCGTCTACGCACAGCGCGGCCTGCAGCCCTGGGGCTGCGGCTGGGCAGCTTCACGCTAA
- the rsmA gene encoding 16S rRNA (adenine(1518)-N(6)/adenine(1519)-N(6))-dimethyltransferase RsmA: MGASDIRRLAEEIGVRPTKTLGQNFVIDGNTIRRIVAAADIHPDETVLEVGPGLGSLTLGLLDAARSVVAVEIDPVLAGKLPATVAQWRPDAVENFHLVLADAMRVTELPVEPTALVANLPYNVAVPVVLHLLQHFPGLRHGLVMVQDEVADRLAAGPGSKTYGVPSVKSAWYSSMRKAGVIGMNVFWPAPKIHSGLVAFTRREPPVTTATREQVFAVIDAAFAQRRKTLRAALAGWAGSAAEAERCLRAAGVDPTARGEVIDIAAFSRIAEAHGRPAQ, encoded by the coding sequence ATGGGAGCCTCCGATATCCGCAGACTGGCTGAGGAAATCGGCGTCCGGCCCACCAAGACCCTCGGTCAGAACTTCGTCATCGACGGCAACACCATCCGCCGGATCGTGGCCGCTGCGGACATCCACCCGGATGAGACCGTCCTGGAGGTCGGTCCCGGGCTGGGATCCCTCACCCTGGGTCTGCTGGACGCGGCCCGCTCCGTCGTCGCCGTGGAGATCGATCCGGTCCTCGCCGGAAAGCTGCCCGCCACCGTCGCGCAGTGGCGCCCGGACGCCGTCGAGAACTTCCATCTGGTCCTTGCCGACGCGATGCGGGTCACCGAGCTCCCGGTGGAGCCGACCGCCCTCGTGGCGAATCTTCCTTACAACGTCGCCGTTCCGGTGGTCCTGCATTTACTCCAGCATTTTCCGGGCCTGCGGCACGGCCTGGTCATGGTCCAGGATGAGGTCGCCGACAGGCTGGCCGCCGGCCCCGGCTCCAAGACGTACGGTGTCCCCTCGGTCAAATCGGCCTGGTACTCCAGCATGCGCAAGGCCGGGGTCATCGGCATGAACGTCTTCTGGCCGGCACCCAAGATCCACTCCGGTCTCGTCGCCTTCACCCGGCGGGAACCCCCGGTCACCACGGCCACCCGGGAACAGGTGTTTGCTGTCATCGATGCTGCCTTCGCCCAGCGCCGCAAGACCCTGCGGGCCGCACTGGCCGGATGGGCCGGCAGTGCAGCGGAGGCAGAACGGTGCCTGCGCGCTGCCGGCGTCGACCCCACCGCCCGCGGCGAGGTCATCGATATCGCGGCGTTTTCCCGGATCGCCGAAGCGCACGGCCGCCCGGCCCAGTGA
- a CDS encoding 4-(cytidine 5'-diphospho)-2-C-methyl-D-erythritol kinase, with protein sequence MNAVRGRFAARTVRVKAPGKVNVSLDVGPLRADGYHSVASVYLAVSLYEEVAATSTDTGDITVSISPASTLDLDGVDIPLDERNLAYKAAAIMADVSEHSTGVHLEITKRVPVAGGMGGGSADAAATLLACDALWNSGLSRDELAHLAAELGADVPFSLLGGTAVGLGLGDELSPALVKAQTDWVLVAADFGLPTPEVYRTLDRLRAAEDAATEEPTAVDPLILQALRAGDADALSRVLVNDLQRASIELAPGLRDTLGLGESLGAIAGIVSGSGPTVALLAHSPAAAEGLADDLRHHGLDAIAVHGPVHGARIISDTLL encoded by the coding sequence ATGAACGCAGTGAGAGGGCGCTTTGCAGCGAGGACCGTCCGGGTCAAGGCTCCCGGCAAAGTAAACGTCTCACTGGATGTGGGGCCTCTCCGGGCTGATGGCTACCACTCGGTGGCCAGCGTTTATCTGGCGGTATCCCTTTATGAGGAAGTCGCAGCCACCAGCACCGACACCGGCGACATCACGGTCAGCATCAGCCCCGCCAGCACCCTGGACCTCGACGGCGTTGACATTCCCCTCGACGAGCGGAACCTGGCCTATAAAGCTGCGGCCATCATGGCCGATGTCTCGGAGCACTCCACCGGCGTCCACCTTGAAATCACCAAGCGGGTGCCCGTCGCCGGCGGCATGGGCGGCGGATCAGCCGACGCCGCTGCCACCCTGCTGGCCTGTGACGCCCTCTGGAACAGCGGACTGTCGCGGGACGAACTCGCCCATCTGGCCGCCGAACTCGGCGCCGACGTGCCGTTCTCCCTCCTCGGCGGAACCGCCGTCGGGCTGGGGCTTGGCGACGAACTCTCGCCCGCGCTGGTTAAGGCTCAGACGGACTGGGTCCTCGTGGCCGCAGACTTTGGCCTGCCCACCCCGGAGGTCTACCGGACCCTGGACCGGTTGCGTGCGGCCGAAGACGCGGCCACCGAGGAACCGACCGCGGTGGACCCCCTGATCCTCCAGGCCCTGCGGGCCGGCGACGCCGACGCTTTGTCCCGGGTGCTGGTCAACGATCTGCAACGCGCGTCCATTGAGCTGGCGCCCGGTCTCCGGGACACCCTGGGATTGGGCGAATCACTGGGGGCGATCGCCGGTATTGTCTCCGGTTCCGGCCCCACGGTGGCGCTGCTGGCCCACAGTCCGGCCGCGGCGGAGGGACTCGCCGATGACCTCCGGCACCACGGCCTCGATGCCATCGCGGTGCACGGCCCGGTTCACGGCGCGCGCATCATCTCCGATACGCTCCTTTAA
- a CDS encoding ABC-F family ATP-binding cassette domain-containing protein — MAHLLGGENLTVSYATRTVLDGITLGLEEGDRIGMVGRNGDGKSTLMRLLAMRSTPDTGRVTKRSEVNIGYLDQSDVLDGDLTVGAAIVGDQADYEWARNPQIREVMGGLVSDVDWHANVHALSGGQKRRVALAKLLIEDHDVIMLDEPTNHLDVEGVAWLSRHLKTRWRPNQGAFLVVTHDRWFLDEVCTKTWEIHDGIMDPFDGGYAAYVLARAERDRSASVVESKRQQLVKKELAWLRRGAPARTAKPKFRIEAANALIADVPEPRDSTALSKMATARLGKDVLDLENVSLDFLGGDPGQKLFDNIILRLAPGERLGLVGVNGAGKTTLLKLLNGEIQPSSGTVKRGKTVVTAVLTQEVKELDDVSDLRVIEVIEREKRSFNVGGKEFTAGQLVEQLGFTNEKQWTPVKDLSGGERRRLQLLRLLVGEPNVLMLDEPTNDLDTDTLAAVEDVLDGWPGTLVVVSHDRYLLERVTDHQMALLGDGKIRALPRGVDQYLELREGALAGSTITGGGNPVTAASGTSAAAADGPSEAEKRDARKAKNRIDRQLGKLKQQEDKIHAQMTATAADASAVGDLAGLNKKLKDLAVEREGLELEWLGALEVLGE; from the coding sequence GTGGCACACCTGCTCGGCGGCGAAAACCTCACGGTCTCGTACGCAACCCGCACCGTCCTCGACGGCATTACCCTCGGCCTGGAAGAGGGCGACCGGATCGGGATGGTGGGCCGCAACGGCGACGGCAAGTCGACCCTCATGCGGCTGCTGGCGATGCGCTCCACCCCCGACACCGGCCGCGTGACCAAACGCAGCGAGGTCAACATCGGCTACCTGGACCAGAGCGACGTGCTCGACGGCGACCTCACCGTCGGCGCCGCGATCGTCGGTGACCAGGCCGATTATGAATGGGCCCGCAATCCGCAGATCCGCGAGGTCATGGGCGGACTCGTGTCCGACGTCGACTGGCACGCGAACGTCCATGCCCTCTCCGGCGGGCAGAAGCGGCGCGTGGCGCTGGCGAAGCTGCTCATCGAGGACCACGACGTCATCATGCTGGACGAGCCGACCAACCACCTCGACGTCGAAGGCGTTGCGTGGCTGTCCCGGCACCTCAAAACCCGCTGGCGGCCCAACCAGGGTGCTTTCCTCGTGGTCACCCACGACCGGTGGTTCCTCGATGAGGTCTGTACCAAGACCTGGGAAATCCACGACGGCATCATGGACCCGTTCGACGGCGGCTACGCGGCGTACGTGCTGGCCCGCGCCGAGCGCGACCGCTCCGCGTCCGTGGTCGAAAGCAAGCGCCAGCAGCTCGTGAAGAAGGAGCTCGCATGGCTCCGGCGCGGCGCTCCTGCCCGCACCGCGAAGCCGAAGTTCCGGATCGAGGCGGCCAACGCCCTGATCGCGGACGTCCCCGAACCGCGTGACTCGACGGCACTGAGCAAGATGGCCACGGCCCGGCTTGGCAAGGACGTTCTGGACCTTGAAAACGTCTCCCTCGACTTCCTGGGCGGCGACCCGGGACAGAAACTCTTCGACAACATCATTTTGCGGCTCGCCCCCGGTGAACGGTTGGGTCTCGTCGGCGTCAACGGCGCCGGCAAGACCACACTCCTGAAGCTCCTTAACGGCGAAATCCAGCCCTCCTCGGGAACTGTGAAGCGCGGCAAGACGGTGGTCACCGCGGTGCTGACCCAGGAGGTCAAGGAACTCGACGACGTCTCGGACCTGCGGGTCATCGAAGTAATCGAACGCGAAAAGCGCTCGTTCAACGTCGGCGGCAAGGAATTCACCGCCGGCCAGCTCGTGGAGCAGCTGGGATTCACCAACGAGAAGCAGTGGACCCCGGTTAAGGACCTCTCCGGCGGGGAACGCCGCCGCCTCCAGCTCCTGCGCCTGCTCGTGGGAGAGCCCAACGTGCTGATGCTCGATGAGCCCACCAATGATCTCGACACCGACACCCTGGCCGCCGTCGAAGACGTGCTTGACGGCTGGCCGGGCACCCTCGTCGTCGTCAGTCACGACCGCTACCTGCTCGAACGCGTCACGGACCACCAGATGGCCCTCCTGGGTGACGGCAAGATCCGTGCCCTGCCCCGCGGCGTCGACCAGTACCTTGAATTGCGCGAAGGGGCCCTGGCCGGTTCCACCATCACCGGCGGCGGTAATCCCGTCACCGCTGCCAGCGGCACCTCTGCCGCCGCAGCGGACGGACCGTCGGAGGCCGAGAAGCGGGACGCCCGCAAGGCCAAGAACAGGATCGACCGCCAGCTGGGCAAGCTCAAGCAGCAGGAAGACAAGATCCACGCCCAGATGACCGCGACGGCCGCCGACGCCTCCGCCGTGGGCGATCTCGCCGGGCTCAATAAAAAGCTCAAGGACCTCGCAGTCGAGCGCGAAGGCCTTGAACTTGAATGGCTGGGAGCGCTCGAGGTCCTCGGGGAGTAA
- the glmU gene encoding bifunctional UDP-N-acetylglucosamine diphosphorylase/glucosamine-1-phosphate N-acetyltransferase GlmU yields the protein MSPENTGPAAVIVLAAGAGTRMKSRTPKILHEIGGRSLVGHALHAARTIRPQELALVVRHERDLVAAHIGAVDPAALIVDQDEVPGTGRAVEAALAALDALHSDSRLSGTVVVTYGDVPLLTGGLLAELVASHETDRNAVTVLTAVLDDATGYGRILRAADGTVTGIREHKDATDAERGIREINSGIYAFDAAVLRDALAHVTTDNAQGEMYLTDVLGLARAAGGRVAAVVTEDRWQVEGANDRVQLSALGAELNRRTVEAWMRAGVSVVDPATTWIDATVTLDEDVRLLPNIQLHGSTTVARNAVVGPDTTLTDVQVGEGATVVRTHGSGSSIGARASVGPFTYLRPGTVLGETGKIGAFYETKNVTIGRGSKLSHLGYAGDAEIGEDTNIGCGNITANYDGETKHRTVIGSGVRTGSNTVFVAPVQVGDGAYSGAGAVIRRDVPPGALVLSLAKQQNAENWVLANRPGSVSASLAEAAGATTTSSSTPASTEEG from the coding sequence GTGAGCCCCGAGAACACCGGCCCAGCCGCCGTCATCGTCCTAGCTGCAGGTGCCGGTACCCGGATGAAATCCCGTACCCCTAAAATTCTCCACGAAATCGGCGGTCGGTCCCTTGTCGGCCACGCATTGCATGCTGCCCGCACCATCCGCCCGCAGGAGCTGGCTCTGGTCGTCCGGCACGAACGCGACCTCGTGGCCGCCCACATCGGCGCCGTCGACCCTGCGGCCCTGATCGTCGACCAGGACGAGGTCCCCGGCACCGGCCGTGCCGTCGAAGCCGCCCTCGCGGCCCTCGACGCGCTGCACTCCGACAGCCGGCTCAGCGGAACTGTCGTGGTCACCTACGGAGACGTCCCCCTGCTGACGGGCGGGCTGCTGGCCGAACTCGTCGCCAGCCACGAGACTGACCGCAATGCCGTCACCGTCCTCACCGCCGTCCTCGATGACGCCACCGGCTACGGCCGCATCCTGCGTGCCGCCGACGGTACCGTCACCGGGATCCGGGAGCACAAAGACGCCACAGACGCGGAGCGTGGAATCCGCGAAATCAACTCCGGCATTTATGCCTTCGACGCCGCCGTGCTCCGTGATGCACTGGCCCACGTCACCACCGACAACGCCCAGGGTGAGATGTACCTCACGGATGTGCTGGGCCTCGCCCGGGCAGCGGGAGGCCGCGTCGCCGCCGTCGTGACCGAAGACCGCTGGCAGGTCGAAGGCGCCAACGACAGGGTCCAGCTCTCGGCCCTCGGCGCCGAACTCAACCGGCGCACCGTCGAGGCCTGGATGCGCGCCGGTGTCAGCGTCGTTGACCCCGCCACCACCTGGATCGATGCGACCGTCACCCTCGACGAGGACGTCCGGCTGCTGCCCAACATCCAGCTCCACGGCAGCACCACCGTGGCGCGCAACGCCGTCGTCGGACCCGACACGACCCTCACCGATGTGCAGGTGGGTGAGGGTGCCACTGTAGTCCGCACCCACGGTTCCGGCTCGAGTATCGGCGCCCGCGCGAGCGTGGGGCCCTTCACCTATCTGCGCCCCGGCACGGTGCTTGGTGAGACCGGCAAGATCGGCGCTTTCTACGAAACCAAGAACGTCACCATCGGCCGCGGTTCCAAGCTCTCCCACCTCGGCTACGCCGGCGACGCCGAGATCGGCGAGGACACCAACATCGGCTGCGGCAACATCACCGCGAACTACGACGGCGAGACGAAGCACCGCACGGTCATCGGCTCGGGCGTGCGCACCGGCTCCAACACCGTCTTTGTTGCGCCCGTCCAGGTCGGCGACGGCGCCTACAGCGGCGCCGGCGCGGTGATCCGCCGCGACGTCCCGCCCGGCGCCCTGGTCTTGTCCCTGGCGAAGCAGCAAAACGCCGAGAACTGGGTCCTCGCGAACCGGCCGGGATCGGTGTCCGCGTCCCTGGCCGAGGCCGCCGGCGCCACCACAACTTCCTCCAGTACTCCGGCATCTACAGAAGAGGGCTAG
- a CDS encoding ribose-phosphate diphosphokinase: MSEITARGEKKLVLAAGRAHPELAKEIAKELGTELLPLDAYDFANGEIYVRAGESVRGTDAFVIQAHPAPLNNWLMEQLIMIDSLKRASAKRITVVSPFYPYARQDKKGRGREPISARLIADLYKTAGADRIMSVDLHTSQIQGFFDGPVDHLMAIPLLADYIRTRVGADDVTVVSPDTGRVRVAEQWAERLGGAPLAFVHKSRDLTVPNQAVSKTVVGQVEGRTCVLIDDMIDTGGTISGAVQVLKNAGAKDVIIAATHAVFSDPAAQRLSESGAREVVVTNTLPIEASKRFPQLTVLSIAPLIARAIREVFDDGSVTSLFDGNA, translated from the coding sequence ATGAGCGAAATTACGGCACGCGGCGAGAAGAAGCTGGTGCTTGCCGCTGGGCGCGCGCATCCTGAGCTGGCGAAGGAGATCGCCAAGGAGCTCGGAACCGAGCTGCTGCCCCTGGATGCCTACGACTTCGCCAACGGTGAGATCTACGTCCGGGCCGGCGAAAGTGTCCGGGGCACCGATGCCTTCGTCATCCAGGCCCACCCGGCCCCGCTGAACAACTGGCTGATGGAACAGCTCATCATGATCGATTCGCTCAAGCGGGCCTCCGCCAAACGCATCACCGTGGTGTCGCCGTTCTACCCGTACGCCCGCCAGGACAAGAAGGGCCGCGGCCGCGAGCCCATCTCCGCGCGCCTGATCGCTGACCTGTACAAGACCGCCGGTGCCGACCGGATCATGAGCGTGGACCTGCACACCTCGCAGATCCAGGGCTTCTTCGACGGCCCGGTGGACCACCTCATGGCCATCCCGCTGCTCGCGGACTATATCCGCACCCGCGTCGGCGCCGACGACGTCACGGTGGTGTCCCCGGACACCGGCCGCGTCCGGGTCGCCGAACAGTGGGCCGAGCGCCTGGGCGGCGCGCCGCTGGCGTTCGTGCACAAGAGCCGCGACCTCACCGTTCCAAACCAGGCCGTGTCCAAGACCGTCGTGGGCCAGGTCGAGGGCCGGACCTGCGTCCTGATCGATGACATGATCGACACCGGCGGCACCATTTCCGGTGCCGTCCAGGTTCTCAAGAACGCCGGCGCCAAGGATGTCATCATCGCTGCGACGCACGCCGTCTTCTCCGACCCCGCAGCCCAGCGGCTCTCCGAGTCCGGCGCCCGCGAGGTTGTGGTCACCAACACCCTGCCGATTGAAGCCAGCAAGCGCTTCCCGCAGCTCACGGTGCTCTCCATCGCCCCGCTGATCGCCCGCGCCATCCGTGAAGTGTTCGACGACGGTTCGGTCACCAGTTTGTTCGACGGCAACGCCTAG
- a CDS encoding 50S ribosomal protein L25/general stress protein Ctc produces MSEQKLAAEVRTEFGKGFARRARMANLIPAVIYGHGAEPIHITLPAKATTLAVRVANALLTLDINGEKHLALVKDIQRDPIKQIIEHLDLLTVRTGEKVTVDVPVHVTGELAPGNVFNQEMTVVSLEAEATHLPTGIEVSIEGRTAGEHIHAADLVLPTGSVLLADAEALVVHISEATEVSEDEASADVTAGSSVSDAAE; encoded by the coding sequence ATGTCTGAGCAGAAGCTCGCAGCAGAAGTACGCACCGAATTCGGCAAGGGCTTCGCCCGCCGCGCCCGCATGGCCAACCTGATCCCGGCCGTCATCTACGGCCACGGCGCCGAGCCGATCCACATCACCCTTCCGGCCAAGGCCACCACGCTGGCCGTCCGTGTTGCCAACGCCCTGCTCACCCTGGACATCAACGGCGAAAAGCACCTGGCCCTGGTCAAGGACATCCAGCGCGACCCGATCAAGCAGATCATCGAGCACCTCGACCTCTTGACCGTCCGCACCGGCGAAAAGGTCACCGTTGACGTTCCCGTTCACGTGACCGGCGAGCTGGCTCCGGGCAACGTGTTCAACCAGGAAATGACCGTCGTGTCCCTCGAAGCCGAGGCAACCCACCTGCCGACCGGCATCGAGGTCAGCATCGAAGGCCGTACCGCCGGCGAGCACATCCACGCCGCGGACCTGGTCCTGCCGACGGGTTCGGTCCTGCTGGCCGACGCTGAGGCCCTCGTCGTGCACATCTCCGAGGCCACCGAGGTCTCCGAGGACGAAGCATCCGCTGACGTCACCGCAGGTTCTTCGGTCTCGGACGCAGCCGAGTAG
- the pth gene encoding aminoacyl-tRNA hydrolase, with protein sequence MTETWLIAGLGNPGAEYAHNRHNVGQMVLDELASRTGGGFKSHKSRAQVLEGRLGVGGPRVVLAKPLCYMNVSGGPVSALARFYDIAPGRVIAVHDEIDIPFNTVKLKLGGGEGGHNGLRDISKALATKDYLRVRVGVGRPPGRMDTADFVLKDFSGTEKKELPFLIDAAADAVEALVRNGLQAAQQQFHPTKAP encoded by the coding sequence ATGACAGAGACGTGGCTGATCGCCGGCCTTGGCAACCCGGGGGCGGAGTATGCCCACAACCGGCACAACGTGGGGCAAATGGTGCTCGACGAGCTCGCCTCGCGGACAGGGGGCGGCTTCAAGTCGCACAAGTCCCGTGCCCAGGTCCTGGAAGGGCGGCTGGGCGTTGGCGGCCCGCGGGTAGTGCTGGCCAAACCGTTGTGCTATATGAACGTCTCCGGCGGCCCGGTCTCGGCGCTTGCCAGGTTCTACGACATCGCGCCGGGCCGGGTCATCGCCGTGCACGACGAAATCGACATTCCCTTTAATACAGTGAAGCTGAAACTGGGGGGCGGCGAAGGTGGACACAACGGGTTGCGGGACATCTCCAAGGCCCTCGCCACGAAGGATTATCTGCGGGTCCGGGTCGGCGTCGGACGGCCGCCGGGAAGGATGGACACAGCGGATTTTGTGTTGAAGGATTTCTCCGGCACCGAGAAAAAAGAGCTGCCCTTCCTGATCGACGCCGCCGCCGACGCCGTGGAGGCCCTGGTCCGCAATGGCCTCCAGGCGGCGCAGCAGCAGTTCCACCCGACGAAAGCCCCATAG